From the genome of Lotus japonicus ecotype B-129 chromosome 6, LjGifu_v1.2, one region includes:
- the LOC130726425 gene encoding uncharacterized protein LOC130726425 isoform X2, with protein sequence MKEAATAAAHGGAWSGAFFNQQVKVRHETKLKELLHRITSAEIKLCSDAAKEFIKLLKSDDGGSLLCEYVRGSPKCSELLEAWKLRQGKQGTRYIFELISAILSHRDGKQQSSGETVSICKDLDKFARLIVSDYLNDVYKELNSKEVKRQKAALSLATAVVRRGPNLANEVAKSFDFNVAGFVGIAKGKRNAADGLLRKAFVRFAMSFLEVGKPGLLRWILQRKEMYSSVLRGLGSDDDETVVFVLSTLRDCVLVEESLVPPGLRSVLFGSVTLEQLVEVCGREGGGEAVEAAFEVLVRVCTDSSNGLMPDLKRRPNPLKGNTKRIMDLMKKLWPSEVQYHRDLLLAIVNAKASFGLSYLKEFPYNVENYKSSSWISAISVAADLVSSVSSGLSKEFINSQSIDQHSFGNMDLQDIMKCLYPRPFSRSMFNKGLHHANSYVKHGTLRLLLELLKLLDSLFNGLNHNSSSSNPSSEHIVKQEIQNYVQPFLPDMQVLLNLLSSLDACSEAHTSNLKRNADHHEHGSNARKKLKIDTSVSDIDIIVGGISAGPDLDLNSNSGTVDSVLRADALDDTEDLIDSVGEIWGVDLRSMGISTLKHADSYLLSKLLDALKYFGRTLPFALDNSIESFKSFLKNPLELTGYLQVSLLSLLVEYIEWCPDNEIPIKTPPMLYKYLEPFLDVLMFSQVDETKDLAYRLAMAAMFSTGAFDRNLHEIEAWFLFLPGYHRKKLPVNIMEVEVLRSLSSSVVSFLCDAVSTIGNNLVKYWNIFKSYVHCLECGKDSSPDFSPFILCVMEKCLKVIRPKSGTCSWPKKSMVLLYTCNTVKYLLQTQVNAELLAALVNADLTERLGGSNEYNEVFPEWKPLKNLLDFVKSISHQQNCLFSKNEESVSADGSLGSALGYVNKSFSSGVGHGMAETILAFVSSTILEGTDKIATNLAFRAVISQDYSVILHASELCPVMFYAGLDMVISDLGSDSRNAAPIGTSDFTLCPDSLTCNQLLDPTEADAAAFGIVLKQIPFHVIYPAIMCMNDLYISKLSKIQELLLHKLSESINDCSLLLNLQLVLFWTHHIQLSYKDNPLAEIKERLNLCVILVRNLLAQLLVPGSGSEWSTIRAFSSSNSQQVIKTIFCHPCVPMSLSFSLGSSLANGYIGSGFDMLNVLSREGLHEFGNPILNILTMTLDYMWSLFGTHRCASKAQDVANNFMKSFEGLQQKLFLDFREQFELCVCSKDMMPLPPTLCTLHALHQFLNPFQLLELVDWMFNRVELEVDDLPTKISYLSVGCSLATDAFRAISIFFQQSSGNRVPYDLFWKMGEKVTKGDIFEKIYSKVVDFSVNYEIDCADRCLHEAVNALYKQKHMQQEKFHPLLLVMWKVIGMTPVQMLSHCIHKTNPMRSKFIHILTELSSLHSSIFGQFFLGIVNISLHHDIGVMGHAFDVTLSEDQFILLLPASLSYLSLISKGLGENNHKDFKHIPYFYSKILLKGFSQGKSFFSKNIFEEEFGEFLPSSVQELLSLIDRSLLGKSIHMLQYHFALHGDSVKLKKRLKLFKSICPKFASLDMLMDCDCQDIDSDSLHQSLNVINHVVAKMSLCKLLLFHEVGEDLKEAAAEKRSKLEVSKMHFINILVDIWQFIVKKFSLASGQCGAAKRTNISLLYNHLEAFVLQNILELAVEMKSDLIQLQSIPFLEQFFRCALLYRFNDPTTMKTLRLILTHLNEGRLPYELYLQLLVAHSQFAPTLHSVRKPAGSLLKPVSSILKCLVIPSPNHYENNEEHKKPTTELTSRPLEIVKLLWILLRTKNCHAGLDAGNDVSINLKELHALLLHSYGATLSQIDLGIYNLMQHIESMTGSRPQNALLISDAIAEWTRSQHGDNYPIDPDICVSTVLYFPYDRSISDEPSSLNKIEKDTVRKKIRYSHVEVRERYDPAFILNFSIHSLSKAYIEPVEFAGSGLLAIAFVSMSSPDYGIRRLAYGTLDKLKNVLECQKRKDMIGLRLLLNSIQNSIEEPWQRIPSVIALFAAEASCVLLDSSHDHYAALSTLLIHSSKLDMRAIPLFDNFFWSTSVNFKAERIWMLRLVYAGLNSDDDAMIYIRNSTIESLMSFYVSPLSDVESKGLIIEVLKKSVRLNKIARHLVKQCSLFSWFSCIISVTRERLNGEDNRVFLRHVSVILKVVNDVISFESISKWLQNYGLEQLMELSSTLFHFLLRDVSSLAKETVGLVNPFLQMIASMLKLSQKRKVYQPHFTLSIEGLYQIYQAGSVCNQPTENINPEFVLEAILMNAPPVSIFSVNQERLQSFLDWAVTTALQSESSQRLRSYESRIIFTNNLGEESHDDSLVSKLLRWLTASVIMGKVHQKSNDIDSGLAETNNLESLHSLLVRVENSSGQGHGFNIGGEELLASTIFYLQQQLGINQELLPSVVSALCLLIFGSSNFPVGRTDLLRGYNTFILSHCLSSRVRCPPEADPAWRWLFDQPWKDQSRENTDSQKMEEYHACMILLVIVANVLSGKKLESANFLL encoded by the exons ATGAAAGAAGCCGCCACCGCCGCCGCACACGGCGGAGCCTGGAGCGGCGCGTTTTTCAACCAGCAAGTGAAGGTTCGCCACGAAACCAAACTGAAGGAGCTTCTGCACAGGATCACCTCGGCAGAGATAAAGCTATGCTCCGACGCCGCAAAAGAGTTCATCAAGCTCTTGAAATCCGACGACGGTGGCTCGCTGCTTTGCGAATACGTTCGCGGTTCTCCGAAGTGCTCGGAGCTTCTGGAAGCGTGGAAGCTGAGGCAAGGAAAACAGGGAACGCGGTACATATTCGAGTTAATCTCCGCCATTCTGAGCCACCGTGACGGAAAACAGCAGAGTTCCGGCGAAACGGTGAGTATCTGTAAGGATTTGGATAAGTTCGCGCGTTTGATTGTTTCCGATTACCTGAATGATGTGTATAAGGAGTTGAACAGCAAGGAAGTGAAGCGGCAGAAGGCTGCGCTTTCGCTCGCGACTGCGGTGGTTAGGCGCGGGCCGAATTTGGCCAATGAGGTTGCCAAGAGCTTCGATTTCAACGTTGCCGGATTCGTTGGTATTGCTAAGGGGAAGCGGAATGCTGCTGATGGTTTGTTGAGGAAGGCGTTTGTTCGATTCGCGATGTCGTTTTTGGAGGTTGGGAAGCCGGGGCTGTTGCGGTGGATTCTGCAACGGAAGGAGATGTATTCCAGCGTGCTTCGTGGATTGGggagtgatgatgatgagacTGTGGTTTTTGTGTTGTCCACGCTGAGGGACTGTGTTCTTGTTGAGGAGTCATTGGTGCCGCCGGGACTGAGGAGTGTGCTGTTCGGGAGCGTGACGTTGGAGCAATTGGTTGAGGTTTGTGGGAGGGAAGGTGGTGGTGAGGCTGTGGAGGCGGCCTTTGAGGTTCTTGTAAGGGTATGTACTGATTCGAGTAATGGGTTGATGCCTGACTTGAAGAGGCGCCCGAATCCGTTGAAGGGTAATACGAAGAGAATCATGGACCTCATGAAGAAACTGTGGCCGTCGGAGGTTCAGTATCACCGTGATTTGCTTTTGGCTATTGTCAATGCCAAAGCTTCATTTGGATTGTCATATTTGAAAGAGTTTCCTTACAATGTTGAGAATTATAAGTCATCTTCATG GATTTCTGCGATCTCTGTGGCAGCTGATTTGGTGTCATCAGTCAGCAGTGGACTTTCCAAGGAATTCATCAACTCTCAATCAATCGATCAGCACTCATTTGGCAACATGGATTTACAAGACATCATGAAGTGCTTGTATCCTCGTCCATTCAGCAGGTCAATGTTTAACAAGGGATTGCATCATGCAAACTCTTATGTGAAACATGGTACTCTAAGACTTCTTCTGGAATTACTGAAGTTGCTGGACTCTCTTTTTAATGGTTTGAACCATAATTCTAGTTCCAGCAATCCATCTTCGGAACATATTGTCAAGCAAGAAATTCAGAATTATGTTCAACCTTTTCTTCCTGATATGCAGGTTTTATTAAATCTGCTTTCCTCTTTAGATGCCTGTTCTGAAGCCCATACATCAAATTTGAAGAGAAATGCAGATCATCATGAACATGGAAGCAATGCTAGAAAGAAGTTAAAAATTGATACTTCTGTGAGTGACATAGATATAATTGTTGGTGGGATAAGTGCTGGTCCAGATTTGGATTTGAATAGCAACAGTGGAACAGTTGACAGTGTACTAAGAGCAGATGCATTGGATGATACAGAGGATCTCATTGATAGTGTTGGGGAAATTTGGGGTGTGGATCTTCGTTCCATGGGCATTAGCACCCTGAAGCATGCAGACTCATACTTACTCTCTAAACTGCTTGACGCTCTCAAATATTTTGGT CGCACTCTGCCTTTCGCTTTGGATAATTCGATTGaatctttcaagagttttctCAAAAATCCATTAGAGTTAACAGGTTATCTGCAGGTCTCTCTGTTGTCTTTGCTTGTTGAATACATTGAGTGGTGCCCAGACAATGAAATTCCTATAAAAACTCCACCCATGTTGTACAAATACCTAGAGCCATTCCTTGATGTGTTAATGTTCTCACAAGTCGATGAGACGAAGGATCTGGCATACAGGCTGGCCATGGCAGCTATGTTCAGTACTGGTGCTTTTGACAGGAACCTTCATGAGATAGAAGcatggtttttatttttaccaGGTTATCACAGAAAGAAACTCCCTGTCAATATCATGGAGGTGGAAGTTTTACGAAGTTTGTCTTCATCTGTGGTATCATTCTTATGTGATGCTGTTTCTACAATTGGGAATAATTTAGTCAAATATTGGAATATCTTTAAGAGTTATGTCCATTGTTTGGAATGTGGTAAAG ATTCATCACCTGATTTTAGTCCTTTTATCTTATGTGTGATGGAGAAGTGTCTAAAGGTGATTCGTCCTAAATCAGGAACCTGCTCATGGCCTAAAAAATCCATGGTATTATTATACACTTGCAATACAGTAAAGTATCTCTTGCAAACACAG GTCAATGCTGAGTTGTTAGCTGCTTTAGTTAATGCTGACTTGACTGAGAGACTTGGTGGCAGTAATGAATATAATGAAGTCTTTCCTGAGTGGAAACCTCTGAAGAATTTGTTGGACTTTGTAAAGAGCATATCACACCAACAAAATTGTCTTTTCTCTAAAAATGAAGAATCTGTCTCTGCTGATGGTTCTTTGGGAAGTGCACTTGGTTACGTAAATAAATCATTTAGTAGTGGGGTTGGTCATGGGATGGCTGAAACCATCTTAGCTTTTGTATCCTCCACTATACTTGAAGGTACTGATAAAATAGCCACGAATCTGGCATTTCGTGCGGTCATTTCACAGGACTATAGTGTTATCCTCCATGCTTCTGAGTTGTGTCCTGTAATGTTTTATGCTGGCTTGGATATGGTCATATCAGATCTTGGTAGTGATAGTCGAAATGCTGCTCCTATTGGGACCTCTGATTTCACTTTGTGTCCAGACTCTCTAACTTGTAACCAACTTTTAGACCCTACTGAAGCTGATGCTGCTGCATTTGGTATCGTTTTAAAACAAATACCTTTCCATGTGATATATCCGGCAATCATGTGTATGAATGATCTTTACATATCAAAGCTGTCAAAGATTCAAGAGCTTTTACTGCATAAATTATCTGAGTCCATTAACGATTGTTCGCTCCTTCTCAATCTGCAACTTGTGTTGTTCTGGACTCATCATATTCAGTTAAGTTATAAAGATAACCCATTAGCTGAAATCAAAGAACGTTTGAATCTGTGTGTTATTCTTGTACGGAATTTATTAGCTCAATTATTGGTTCCTGGAAGTGGTTCTGAGTGGTCTACAATCCGTGCTTTTTCTTCATCAAACAGTCAACAAGTGATTAAAACCATCTTTTGTCATCCTTGTGTTCCGATGTCTTTATCCTTTTCCCTGGGAAGTAGTCTTGCAAATGGATATATAGGGAGTGGCTTTGACATGCTGAATGTACTATCCCGAGAGGGGCTTCACGAGTTTGGTAAtccaattttaaatatattgacAATGACTCTAGACTACATGTGGTCTTTATTTGGAACTCACCGATGTGCATCAAAAGCTCAAGATGTTGCTAATAATTTCATGAAGTCCTTCGAAGGCCTTCAACAAAAGCTGTTTCTGGATTTCAGAGAACAATTTGAGTTGTGCGTTTGCTCTAAAGACATGATGCCTCTCCCTCCAACATTGTGTACTTTACATGCCTTGCATCAGTTTTTAAACCCTTTCCAGCTCCTTGAATTGGTAGATTGGATGTTCAATCGAGTGGAATTGGAGGTGGATGATTTGCCAACTAAGATATCCTATTTATCTGTTGGATGCTCCTTAGCTACTGATGCTTTCAGAGCTATATCCATTTTTTTTCAGCAGTCATCTGGAAACAGGGTACCATATGATTTATTTTGGAAGATGGGTGAAAAAGTTACGAAAGgtgatatttttgagaagatctACAGTAAGGTTGTTGACTTTTCTGTAAACTATGAAATAGATTGCGCAGATAGATGCTTGCATGAAGCTGTCAATGCTTTGTATAAGCAGAAACATATGCAACAAGAAAAATTTCATCCTTTGTTGTTGGTCATGTGGAAAGTTATAGGGATGACTCCAGTGCAAATGCTTTCTCATTGCATTCACAAGACAAATCCAATGAGATCTAAATTCATACATATTCTGACTGAACTGAGTTCTCTGCATTCATCAATATTTGggcaattttttttgggtatagTGAATATTAGTTTACATCATGATATTGGTGTGATGGGACATGCCTTTGATGTTACTCTTTCAGAAGATCAGTTTATACTGCTTCTACCAGCTTCTTTGTCATACTTGAGCCTAATTTCTAAGGGACTTGGGGAAAACAATCACAAAGATTTTAAACACATACCTTACTTTTATTCAAAAATTCTTTTAAAAGGTTTCAGTCAGGGAAAGAGCTTTTTCTCAAAAAACATATTTGAGGAAGAGTTCGGAGAATTCCTTCCATCATCTGTTCAAGAACTGCTCTCTCTTATTGATCGTAGTCTTCTTGGAAAATCAATTCATATGTTGCAGTATCACTTTGCTCTTCATGGAGATTCTGTGAAACTGAAGAAGCGACTAAAGCTATTCAAGTCCATTTGCCCAAAATTTGCTTCACTTGATATGCTGATGGACTGTGATTGTCAAGATATTGATAGTGATTCTCTCCACCAGTCTTTGAACGTCATCAATCATGTTGTTGCAAAGATGTCACTTTGTAAACTATTATTGTTTCATGAAGTAGGTGAGGATTTGAAAGAGGCTGCTGCGGAAAAGCGAAGCAAATTGGAAGTTTCCAAGATGCATTTCATAAACATTTTGGTAGACATTTGGCAGTTCATTGTTAAGAAATTTTCTTTAGCCTCTGGTCAATGTGGAGCTGCTAAAAGAACAAACATTTCATTGCTATATAATCACTTGGAAGCTTTTGTGTTACAAAATATTCTTGAATTGGCTGTAGAGATGAAAAGTGATCTTATTCAATTACAATCCATTCCCTTCCTTGAGCAATTCTTCAGATGTGCTCTTCTCTATAGATTCAACGATCCTACAACAATGAAGACTCTCCGGCTTATATTGACTCATCTTAATGAGGGGAGGCTGCCATATGAATTATATCTTCAGTTGTTAGTTGCTCATTCTCAGTTTGCTCCCACTCTTCATTCTGTGCGCAAACCAGCAGGTTCCCTTTTGAAGCCTGTGTCCAGCATTCTGAAATGTCTTGTCATTCCTTCTCCTAACCATTATGAAAATAATGAGGAGCACAAAAAGCCAACAACAGAGCTCACTAGTAGACCATTGGAAATTGTTAAGTTGCTTTGGATACTCTTGCGTACAAAGAATTGTCATGCTGGTTTAGATGCTGGAAATGATGTCAGCATAAACTTAAAAGAATTGCATGCACTGCTACTTCATTCTTATGGTGCAACACTCAGTCAGATTGATTTGGGGATATACAATCTGATGCAACACATTGAGTCTATGACTGGATCAAGGCCTCAGAATGCCCTGTTGATTTCAGATGCAATTGCGGAATGGACCAGAAGCCAACATGGAGACAACTATCCAATTGACCCTGACATATGTGTGTCAACAGTTCTCTATTTTCCCTATGACCGAAGTATCTCTGATGAACCATCATCTTTAAACAAAATTGAGAAAGATACTGTCAGGAAAAAG ATACGTTATTCTCATGTTGAAGTTAGAGAGCGTTATGATCCTGCATTTATCCTGAATTTCTCAATTCACAGCCTATCAAAGGCGTATATAGAGCCTGTGGAGTTTGCTGGGTCAGGGTTGCTTGCCATTGCATTTGTTAGCATGTCTTCACCAGATTATGGGATAAGAAGATTAGCTTATGGCACTCTTGATAAACTTAAGAATGTCTTAGAG TGCCAAAAAAGGAAGGATATGATAGGACTTCGGCTTCTACTAAATTCTATTCAAAACAGCATAGAAGAGCCATGGCAAAGAATCCCATCTGTTATTGCTCTATTTGCTGCAGAGGCTTCTTGTGTATTGTTAGATTCATCACATGATCATTATGCAGCTCTAAGTACATTGTTGATACACTCTTCCAAGTTGGATATGAGG GCGATACCTCTGTTTGATAACTTTTTTTGGAGTACGTCTGTTAATTTCAAAGCAGAAAGGATTTGGATGCTTCGGCTAGTATATGCAGGGCTGAACTCAGATGATGATGCAATGATATATATCAGGAACTCTACCATTGAGAGTCTAATGAGTTTTTATGTCTCTCCTCTGTCAGATGTCGAGTCAAAGGGCTTAATTATTGAG GTGTTAAAGAAATCAGTGAGGTTGAATAAGATTGCTCGTCATCTTGTGAAACAGTGTTCTCTGTTTTCATGGTTTTCATGTATCATCTCAGTTACTAGAGAGAGGCTTAATGGAGAAGACAATAGAGTTTTCTTGAGGCATGTATCGGTAATATTGAAG GTTGTCAATGATGttatttcttttgaaagcatctCCAAGTGGTTACAAAACTATGGTCTTGAGCAGCTCATGGAGCTTTCATCCACTCTATTTCATTTCTTACTCCGTGATGTATCATCATTGGCAAAGGAAACTGTGGGACTAGTTAATCCTTTTCTACAAATGATAGCATCAATGTTGAAGTTATCTCAAAAAAGGAAGGTATATCAGCCACATTTCACTTTATCAATTGAGGGCTTATACCAGATATACCAGGCTGGCAGTGTGTGTAATCAACCAACAGAAAACATCAACCCGGAGTTTGTTCTTGAAGCCATACTTATGAATGCACCTCCCGTCTCCATTTTCTCAGTG AATCAGGAAAGGCTTCAAAGCTTTCTTGACTGGGCAGTTACAACTGCTTTACAGTCGGAGTCTTCCCAAAGGCTGAGGTCCTATGAGTCTCGCATCATTTTCACAAATAATTTAGGGGAAGAGTCTCATGATGACTCGTTAGTGTCAAAATTACTACGCTGGTTAACAGCATCAGTAATCATGGGGAAGGTCCATCAGAAATCCAATGATATCGATTCAGGACTTGCTGAAACAAATAACTTAGAATCCCTGCATTCTTTGCTGGTGCGTGTTGAAAATTCCTCCGGACAAGGACACGGTTTTAATATTGGCGGTGAGGAGTTACTTGCTTCTACAATTTTCTACCTCCAACAGCAGCTTGGTATAAATCAGGAATTACTACCATCAGTTGTGTCAGCTCTCTGTCTCCTGATTTTTGGCTCCTCTAATTTTCCAG TGGGCAGAACCGACTTATTGCGAGGCTACAATACTTTCATATTATCACACTGTTTAAGTTCAAGGGTGCGGTGCCCTCCTGAAGCTGATCCTGCTTGGAGATG GTTGTTTGATCAGCCATGGAAGGATCAATCACGGGAGAACACTGATTCACAAaagatggaggaatatcatgctTGCATGATTCTATTAGTGATTGTCGCAAATGTACTTAGTGGAAAGAAATTAGAGTCAGCTAATTTTCTCCTGTAG